A region from the Alnus glutinosa chromosome 5, dhAlnGlut1.1, whole genome shotgun sequence genome encodes:
- the LOC133869714 gene encoding uncharacterized protein LOC133869714 isoform X2, producing MPRNVGVSMRPMGTRAWLKQLLLPWWSLKSLIFYSIMTLLYKEAKWKVFFNNDFQKSIARTSNVETRKEVLFLLAKLSSGWRRPHKVVHDDDGTSSQLLEMYKVDGQLNLVWTVDILKEDSYHIQGNLFLA from the exons ATGCCAAGGAACGTGGGAGTTTCTATGAGGCCAATGGGGACAAGAGCTTGGCTCAAGCAATTACTGCTGCCTTGGTGGAGCTTGAAGAGcttgatattttattcaataatgACTCTACTTTACAAAGAGGCTAAATGGAAG GTTTTCTTCAACAATGATTTCCAGAAATCTATAGCGAGGACTAGCAATGTAGAGACTCGTAAGGAAGTGCTTTTTCTTTTGGCAAAGCTTTCAAGTGGTTGGCGTCGGCCCCATAAGGTTGTCCATGATGATGATGGGACTAGTTCTCAACTTTTAGAGATGTACAAGGTCGATGGGCAGCTGAATCTGGTTTGGACTGTAGATATTCTCAAAGAGGATTCATATCACATTCAG GGGAACCTGTTCTTAGCTTGA
- the LOC133869714 gene encoding uncharacterized protein LOC133869714 isoform X1, giving the protein MPRNVGVSMRPMGTRAWLKQLLLPWWSLKSLIFYSIMTLLYKEAKWKVFFNNDFQKSIARTSNVETRKEVLFLLAKLSSGWRRPHKVVHDDDGTSSQLLEMYKVDGQLNLVWTVDILKEDSYHIQEDFDEFSDVDEL; this is encoded by the exons ATGCCAAGGAACGTGGGAGTTTCTATGAGGCCAATGGGGACAAGAGCTTGGCTCAAGCAATTACTGCTGCCTTGGTGGAGCTTGAAGAGcttgatattttattcaataatgACTCTACTTTACAAAGAGGCTAAATGGAAG GTTTTCTTCAACAATGATTTCCAGAAATCTATAGCGAGGACTAGCAATGTAGAGACTCGTAAGGAAGTGCTTTTTCTTTTGGCAAAGCTTTCAAGTGGTTGGCGTCGGCCCCATAAGGTTGTCCATGATGATGATGGGACTAGTTCTCAACTTTTAGAGATGTACAAGGTCGATGGGCAGCTGAATCTGGTTTGGACTGTAGATATTCTCAAAGAGGATTCATATCACATTCAG gaAGACTTTGATGAATTTAGTGATGTTGATGAGCTTTAG